One genomic region from Colletes latitarsis isolate SP2378_abdomen chromosome 10, iyColLati1, whole genome shotgun sequence encodes:
- the LOC143346448 gene encoding chymotrypsin inhibitor-like, giving the protein MLRKAFILLVVFTIVSSQECGPNEEYNSCGSACPPTCGLPDRRICTMQCIIGCQCKPGYMVKGNECVLPQDC; this is encoded by the exons ATGTTACGCAAAGCTTTCATTCTATTAGTCGTGTTTACGATAGTGTCCTCCCAGG AATGCGGACCGAACGAAGAATATAATTCGTGCGGATCGGCGTGTCCACCCACTTGCGGTCTTCCTGACAGACGCATATGTACTATG CAATGTATCATTGGATGTCAGTGTAAACCGGGCTACATGGTTAAAGGTAATGAATGCGTCCTGCCTCAAGATTGTTGA